The Campylobacter concisus genome includes a region encoding these proteins:
- a CDS encoding tetratricopeptide repeat protein, with amino-acid sequence MKKSILFLAFTLLSLNANWDINVQECINKSNAKACENFTKKLSSECENKDKISCFIYADMLGRGLGAEKDTQKSFEIFKSLCDDGSSEACYELATKYLQGNGTEQSFDLSANALDKACKMGSKRACNVLDLVPKN; translated from the coding sequence ATGAAAAAATCCATTTTATTTTTAGCATTTACACTTCTATCTTTGAATGCAAACTGGGATATAAATGTACAAGAGTGTATTAATAAAAGTAACGCTAAAGCTTGCGAGAATTTTACAAAAAAGCTTTCAAGTGAGTGTGAGAATAAAGATAAAATTTCTTGCTTTATCTATGCAGATATGCTAGGACGCGGCCTTGGTGCAGAAAAAGATACGCAAAAATCTTTTGAGATATTTAAATCGCTTTGTGATGACGGTAGTAGCGAGGCTTGCTATGAGCTAGCGACAAAGTATCTTCAAGGAAATGGTACTGAGCAAAGCTTTGATCTTTCTGCAAACGCTCTTGATAAAGCTTGCAAGATGGGTAGCAAGCGAGCTTGCAATGTATTAGATCTTGTGCCTAAAAATTAG
- a CDS encoding ABC transporter ATP-binding protein — MIDIKEVTKIFGSQRILDNVSLNVKSGEKIAILGQNGAGKSSLMRIILGEFIPNSGSIAINGVNTLKDRKGALKFISFVPQTPPPLKFNLRELCEFVCKSSNVKFEEIEKFSKLLELDLHANLNKPFYKLSGGMKQKMLIAIAFAKDSEILMFDEPTANLDVKARLSFKNLLDNFTQNKTLVFISHRIDEIANLLDRCVYMDLGKIIKEENLRSKSE, encoded by the coding sequence TTGATAGATATAAAAGAAGTAACTAAAATTTTTGGCTCGCAAAGGATACTTGACAATGTTAGCCTAAACGTAAAATCTGGTGAAAAAATAGCAATACTTGGACAAAATGGAGCTGGCAAAAGCTCGCTCATGCGTATCATTTTAGGCGAGTTTATCCCAAATAGCGGAAGCATCGCGATAAATGGCGTAAATACCCTAAAAGATAGAAAAGGGGCTTTGAAATTTATCTCATTTGTGCCACAAACCCCACCACCGCTTAAATTTAATCTACGTGAGCTTTGTGAGTTTGTTTGCAAAAGCTCAAATGTAAAATTTGAAGAGATTGAGAAATTTAGCAAGCTTTTAGAGCTTGATCTGCATGCAAATTTAAATAAACCATTTTATAAGCTCTCTGGCGGCATGAAACAAAAGATGCTAATAGCCATCGCATTTGCTAAGGATAGTGAAATTTTGATGTTTGATGAGCCAACGGCAAATCTTGACGTAAAAGCAAGGCTTTCTTTTAAAAATTTACTTGATAATTTTACACAAAACAAAACACTTGTTTTTATTTCACACCGTATCGATGAGATAGCAAATTTATTAGATAGATGCGTCTATATGGACCTTGGCAAGATCATCAAAGAAGAAAATTTAAGGAGCAAGAGTGAATAA
- a CDS encoding c-type cytochrome — MKVGKIITIILAVAICGIMVFMLSQTPPKKEKVATNAQPKVEQNFTKEQPKSSEEFASEDELKKVKELSLSVAKVHNEGVSKQYLTTCAPCHGANAKGVVAPDITHLSKDELLKKLADYKAGKVQNSLMKGLLTNVSDSELESLADEISKFKK; from the coding sequence ATGAAAGTAGGAAAGATTATAACCATTATTTTAGCAGTAGCGATTTGCGGTATCATGGTTTTTATGTTAAGCCAGACTCCGCCTAAAAAAGAAAAAGTAGCAACTAATGCTCAGCCAAAAGTAGAGCAAAATTTTACAAAAGAGCAGCCAAAGTCTAGTGAAGAATTTGCCAGCGAAGATGAGCTAAAAAAGGTAAAAGAGCTAAGTCTAAGCGTGGCTAAAGTGCACAATGAAGGCGTTAGCAAGCAGTATCTGACAACTTGTGCTCCGTGTCATGGCGCAAATGCAAAAGGTGTCGTAGCTCCTGATATAACACACCTAAGTAAGGATGAATTACTTAAAAAGCTAGCTGATTATAAAGCTGGTAAGGTACAAAACTCACTTATGAAGGGGCTACTTACAAATGTTAGTGATAGCGAGCTTGAAAGCCTTGCAGATGAAATTTCTAAATTTAAAAAGTAA
- a CDS encoding cytochrome C produces the protein MSKYKIYTIVALVLMTVCFTLPVLGWHGAKERIADGDELPSYTYGIYNLYSSFQYKNHLLSKDVASDLHKMIEQKAEIGTPSFPIWYVSLEAPNYPKSAFPDGIPVYFHVDGYSGDVHEMNTINHYIGMYPMEHGGNLERAIAPYYLLISTLCMLAFLYYNGKFNSLLMVPTIIAPVLFMSAFAGWLYWYGHNMQEWGAFKIKPFMPTVLGDGSVAQFTTHSYPSIGFWVMIAMSVFCILAVFSKKKELNA, from the coding sequence ATGAGTAAATATAAAATTTATACCATTGTTGCACTTGTCTTAATGACTGTTTGTTTTACTTTGCCTGTTCTTGGTTGGCACGGAGCAAAAGAGCGTATAGCTGATGGTGATGAACTACCATCTTATACTTACGGTATCTATAATCTTTATAGCTCATTTCAGTATAAAAATCACCTTTTATCAAAAGATGTAGCAAGCGATCTTCATAAGATGATCGAACAAAAAGCAGAGATAGGTACGCCATCTTTTCCTATCTGGTACGTCTCTCTTGAAGCTCCAAATTATCCAAAGTCAGCCTTTCCTGATGGAATTCCTGTATATTTTCATGTAGATGGATATAGTGGTGACGTGCATGAGATGAATACGATAAATCACTACATCGGTATGTATCCTATGGAGCATGGTGGAAATTTAGAGCGAGCGATAGCACCTTATTATTTGCTTATTTCAACGCTTTGTATGCTTGCATTTTTGTATTACAATGGCAAATTTAACTCACTTCTTATGGTTCCAACGATTATCGCGCCTGTGCTATTTATGAGCGCATTTGCAGGATGGCTTTACTGGTATGGACACAATATGCAAGAGTGGGGTGCATTTAAGATTAAACCATTTATGCCAACAGTTTTAGGCGATGGTAGCGTCGCGCAATTTACAACGCACTCTTATCCAAGTATCGGATTTTGGGTTATGATTGCTATGAGTGTATTTTGCATACTTGCAGTATTTTCAAAGAAAAAAGAGCTAAATGCGTAA
- a CDS encoding NapH/MauN family ferredoxin-type protein — MDKYNTRATIRNVSFLSTLITTTKDGKKRPSIRFWRIFTIILVHLLFVLSYRVDIQILEGDISASRIFGFHLADAFMSLQVFLATHEIHVNLIIGSLSILAFYIIFGGRGFCSWICPYSLISEIAEKIHENLRAKKIVKPRVFDTKWRYVFTILFLTLSFASASLTFEIFNVVGIFSRFIIYGYFHAIWFVVAMLMVEIFFSRRAWCRYVCPIGATYSVLAKPNAIKVSWDKEKCDHCLVCTDVCLVPHVLFMTKKGAKLDESKNIFRIAGADCTLCGRCIDVCHQDALKFDNGFKKLI; from the coding sequence ATGGACAAATATAACACTCGTGCGACGATTAGAAATGTAAGCTTTCTAAGCACGTTAATCACAACTACAAAAGATGGCAAGAAGCGTCCTAGTATACGTTTTTGGCGCATTTTTACCATTATTTTAGTCCATCTTTTATTTGTGCTTTCATATAGAGTTGATATACAAATTTTAGAAGGTGACATCAGTGCCTCAAGGATATTTGGTTTTCACTTGGCAGATGCTTTTATGAGCCTGCAAGTTTTCCTGGCGACACATGAAATCCACGTAAATTTAATAATTGGTTCACTTAGTATCTTGGCGTTTTATATCATTTTTGGTGGTAGAGGCTTTTGTTCTTGGATCTGTCCATATTCATTAATAAGTGAAATAGCTGAGAAGATCCATGAAAATTTACGCGCCAAAAAGATAGTGAAACCACGAGTTTTTGACACAAAGTGGCGATATGTTTTTACCATTTTATTTTTAACCCTTAGCTTTGCTAGTGCAAGCCTTACATTTGAAATTTTTAATGTTGTTGGGATTTTTTCAAGATTTATTATCTATGGCTATTTTCATGCTATTTGGTTCGTTGTAGCCATGCTTATGGTTGAAATTTTCTTCTCACGTAGAGCTTGGTGCAGGTATGTCTGTCCTATTGGAGCTACTTACTCAGTGCTAGCTAAACCAAATGCCATAAAAGTTAGCTGGGATAAAGAAAAATGCGATCACTGCTTAGTTTGCACTGATGTTTGTCTAGTGCCTCACGTACTTTTTATGACAAAAAAAGGAGCAAAGCTTGACGAGAGCAAAAATATCTTTAGGATAGCTGGCGCTGATTGTACGCTTTGTGGTAGGTGTATTGATGTGTGTCATCAAGATGCACTGAAATTTGACAACGGCTTTAAAAAACTCATATAA
- a CDS encoding nitrous oxide reductase family maturation protein NosD, whose product MRKIFNFALAFLPIFSSANVLQDAINNASPGDVIKLGDGIYEGSITINKPLSIVGEGKNAHIKGNGKGTVVKIIASNVTLRNLKISGSGNDLGELDAGIGCDKANNVLITQNDLSDVLFGIDFKECSSSKITENNITSKKGASLGFRGDAVRLWYSHENLIEGNYIYDSRDMVAWYASHNKFLKNKAIRGRYSLHFMYANQNLVENNDFIGNAVGMFFMYSAGSNIKNNLVMDSDGAFGIGIGLKDVSNFTIENNTLIYNARGILLDNSPFQPGSTINFLGNKILHNVVGVYFHATQGTSIFENNDFIGNMDIVANDTPGDKMALNQWSKNYYDEYESFDRDKDGYGDTPFMHLSYADQLWQYYPNLQFFYGSSVFSILNFLAKLAPFSEPVKLLEDSTPRIKPLDASNFNALKAKRG is encoded by the coding sequence ATGCGTAAAATTTTTAATTTTGCCCTTGCTTTCTTGCCTATTTTTAGCTCTGCAAATGTCCTTCAAGATGCAATAAATAATGCTAGCCCTGGCGATGTTATAAAGCTAGGGGACGGCATCTATGAAGGAAGCATAACTATAAATAAGCCGCTTAGTATCGTTGGTGAGGGCAAAAATGCTCACATAAAAGGAAATGGTAAAGGCACAGTTGTAAAGATTATTGCCTCAAATGTTACGCTTAGAAATTTAAAGATAAGCGGTAGCGGAAATGACCTTGGTGAGCTAGATGCTGGCATTGGCTGTGATAAAGCAAATAATGTCTTGATTACGCAAAATGACTTGAGTGATGTGCTTTTTGGGATTGATTTTAAAGAGTGCAGCAGCTCAAAGATCACTGAAAATAACATCACTTCTAAAAAGGGGGCCAGTCTTGGCTTTAGAGGTGATGCCGTTAGACTCTGGTATAGCCATGAAAATTTAATCGAGGGTAATTATATTTATGATAGCCGCGATATGGTTGCATGGTATGCAAGTCACAATAAATTTTTAAAAAATAAAGCGATCCGGGGTAGATACTCGCTTCACTTTATGTATGCAAATCAAAATTTAGTCGAAAACAATGATTTTATCGGCAATGCAGTCGGAATGTTTTTTATGTATTCAGCTGGCTCAAATATAAAAAATAATCTTGTTATGGATAGTGACGGCGCTTTTGGTATCGGTATTGGTCTAAAAGATGTTTCAAATTTTACTATCGAAAATAATACACTTATCTATAATGCGAGAGGAATTTTGCTTGATAACTCGCCGTTTCAGCCAGGCTCAACGATAAATTTCTTAGGCAATAAAATTTTACACAACGTAGTTGGCGTATATTTTCACGCTACTCAGGGGACAAGCATATTTGAAAATAATGATTTTATAGGCAATATGGATATCGTTGCGAACGACACTCCAGGCGATAAAATGGCATTAAATCAGTGGAGTAAAAATTATTATGATGAGTATGAGAGCTTTGATAGAGATAAAGATGGCTATGGCGATACGCCATTTATGCACCTATCGTATGCCGATCAGCTTTGGCAGTATTATCCGAATTTGCAGTTTTTCTATGGTTCAAGCGTCTTTAGTATCTTAAATTTTTTAGCCAAACTTGCGCCATTTTCTGAGCCAGTAAAGCTACTTGAAGATAGCACGCCAAGGATAAAACCACTTGATGCTTCAAATTTTAACGCGTTAAAGGCAAAGCGTGGATAG
- a CDS encoding ABC transporter permease subunit, protein MNNLFLIAKLDVKESFRSRWFVIYAVLFSALMIGFLFSGVTDSRVLGFSGLTRALLLFIQICVIIVPIFILISTVRSINQDRDTNLLEYILSFPLSLREYYFGKALGRTFVVFVPLLFALLLCVVVGFIKGVSIPWGVLVLYFGLLFSLSIIFLSLGFFISSVIKNQETGQGVAFLLWLIMLAFIDLALIGLLMRSSVDEYVIYAIAILNPIELFRIAALSLFDPNLAVIGTASYFILSTFPKATFVAYAIIYPLALGIILLVCGYFAFSKKDLV, encoded by the coding sequence GTGAATAATCTTTTTTTAATAGCAAAGCTTGATGTAAAAGAGTCTTTTCGCTCAAGATGGTTTGTGATATATGCTGTGCTTTTTTCTGCTTTGATGATAGGATTTTTATTTAGCGGCGTGACCGACTCACGTGTACTCGGCTTTTCTGGGCTTACTAGAGCACTGCTTTTATTTATTCAAATTTGCGTCATCATTGTGCCTATTTTTATTCTCATCTCAACCGTAAGAAGCATAAATCAAGATAGAGATACAAATTTGCTTGAATATATCCTTAGCTTCCCACTAAGCCTTAGAGAGTATTACTTTGGCAAGGCACTGGGCCGTACATTTGTTGTTTTTGTACCACTTTTGTTTGCTCTTTTGCTTTGCGTAGTGGTTGGCTTTATCAAGGGCGTGTCGATACCTTGGGGCGTGCTGGTGCTTTACTTTGGACTACTTTTTAGCTTAAGTATCATTTTTTTATCGCTTGGATTTTTTATCTCAAGCGTGATTAAAAATCAAGAGACAGGCCAAGGCGTAGCGTTTTTACTTTGGCTTATAATGCTTGCATTTATTGACCTAGCATTAATTGGACTTCTTATGCGAAGCTCGGTTGATGAGTACGTCATTTACGCTATTGCTATACTAAATCCGATAGAGCTTTTCAGGATAGCAGCGCTTAGCCTTTTTGATCCGAATTTAGCGGTTATCGGTACTGCATCTTATTTTATTTTAAGCACCTTTCCAAAGGCGACATTTGTAGCTTATGCGATTATTTATCCGCTCGCACTAGGCATTATTTTACTAGTTTGTGGCTATTTTGCCTTTAGCAAAAAAGATTTGGTTTGA
- the nosZ gene encoding Sec-dependent nitrous-oxide reductase produces MQKLFCVASAALLGLSLTTACAASSDLEKVMKERGLSEKDVLAAAKTYQPSGKKDDFIVFSSGGQSGQVLVYGVPSMRIYKYIGVFTPEPWQGYGYDNESKAVLKQGNIRGKEITWGDTHHPNFSEKNGEYVGDYLFINDKANPRIAVINLHDFETTQIVVNPIMKSEHGGSFITPNSEYVIEASQYAAPLDNNYHSIDDYEAVYRGAVTFWKFDYPKGKIDEKESFSLELPPYWQDLSDAGKGESYGWGFTNSINTEMYTGGIEKGLPPFEAGASRNDTDFLHVYNWKILEKLVQDKKNYKVINGHKVVTIDAAVKAGALFLIPESKSPHGCDVSPDGRYIIIGGKLDTHASVYDFRKIKELIDKKEYAGTDPYGIPILDREKSMHGQVELGLGPLHTSFDSQDGVLYTSLYVDSQIVKWDYKNLKVLDKINVHYNIGHLDTMEGKSAKPVGKYAIALDKLSIDRFSPVGPLHPQNHQLIDITGAKMDLIYDMPIPLGEPHDVVSIAASKLSPALTYNMGTNSRTGEASPYATLAGQERVERNGKNVTVYATMIRSHINPEHIEVNKGDNVTIHLTNLERAQDETHGFGIDLYNIHASLEPGKTASVNFVADMEGVFPYYCTEFCSALHLEMMGYLLVKDPSKKYESAKNNKLKTLSPEALKAEYDKVIATNKATDDVIQEVVKYLKEKHYEKYPKVKALVDDALDQYGHIKEVKAKADEAYKKGDVNGAILWEYQVWQYMVKTADVGLRAKNNLAKEIATPMSPAAAKGEEAYLKGGCNGCHVIGQVSSGPDLTGVLLRHENGEKWVAEFIKDPAKFYNDDYIKSMIDYFNLRMPNQHMSDEEIKNIIEYLKWVDENAGM; encoded by the coding sequence ATGCAAAAGTTATTTTGTGTCGCAAGTGCTGCGTTGCTTGGGCTATCTTTAACGACTGCTTGTGCTGCTAGTAGTGACCTTGAAAAAGTCATGAAAGAGCGCGGGCTAAGCGAAAAAGATGTCCTTGCAGCTGCTAAAACTTATCAGCCTAGCGGTAAAAAAGATGATTTCATCGTCTTTTCATCTGGCGGGCAAAGCGGTCAAGTGCTAGTTTATGGCGTTCCGTCGATGAGAATTTATAAATACATCGGCGTTTTCACGCCAGAGCCTTGGCAAGGATATGGCTATGACAATGAGTCAAAAGCTGTTTTGAAACAAGGCAACATCAGGGGCAAAGAGATAACATGGGGCGATACACACCACCCAAATTTCAGTGAGAAAAATGGTGAGTATGTTGGTGATTATCTATTTATCAACGATAAAGCTAACCCAAGAATCGCAGTTATAAATTTGCATGACTTTGAGACAACTCAAATCGTTGTAAACCCTATTATGAAGAGTGAGCACGGCGGTAGCTTCATCACTCCAAATAGCGAGTATGTTATCGAAGCTAGCCAATATGCAGCTCCGCTTGATAACAACTACCACTCAATAGACGACTATGAAGCAGTTTATAGAGGTGCTGTAACATTTTGGAAATTTGACTATCCAAAAGGCAAGATCGATGAGAAAGAGTCATTCTCTCTTGAGCTTCCACCATACTGGCAAGATCTAAGTGATGCTGGTAAAGGCGAGAGCTACGGCTGGGGCTTTACAAACTCAATAAATACTGAGATGTATACTGGCGGTATCGAAAAAGGTCTTCCTCCATTTGAAGCAGGTGCAAGTAGAAATGACACTGACTTCTTGCATGTTTATAACTGGAAAATTTTAGAAAAACTTGTTCAAGACAAGAAAAACTACAAAGTTATAAATGGACACAAGGTAGTTACAATAGACGCTGCTGTAAAAGCTGGTGCACTATTTTTGATCCCAGAATCAAAGAGCCCACATGGTTGTGACGTAAGCCCAGATGGTAGATATATCATTATTGGCGGCAAGCTTGATACTCACGCATCAGTTTATGACTTTAGAAAGATCAAAGAGCTAATCGATAAAAAAGAGTATGCTGGCACTGACCCATACGGAATTCCTATCTTAGATAGAGAAAAGTCAATGCACGGACAAGTCGAACTTGGCCTTGGACCACTGCACACATCATTTGACTCACAAGATGGCGTACTTTATACTTCACTTTACGTTGATAGTCAAATCGTAAAATGGGACTATAAAAATTTAAAAGTGCTTGATAAGATAAATGTTCACTACAATATCGGACACCTTGATACAATGGAAGGCAAATCAGCAAAACCAGTTGGCAAATATGCAATCGCTCTTGATAAACTTTCAATCGATCGCTTTAGCCCAGTTGGCCCACTTCATCCACAAAATCACCAGCTAATAGACATCACTGGTGCAAAAATGGATCTAATCTATGATATGCCAATACCACTTGGTGAGCCACACGATGTTGTGTCAATAGCTGCTAGCAAACTATCTCCAGCACTTACCTACAACATGGGTACAAACTCAAGAACAGGCGAGGCTAGCCCATACGCAACTCTAGCTGGTCAAGAAAGAGTTGAAAGAAATGGTAAAAATGTAACCGTCTATGCGACAATGATCAGAAGCCACATCAACCCAGAGCACATCGAGGTAAATAAAGGCGATAACGTAACAATTCACCTAACAAACCTAGAGCGCGCTCAAGATGAGACTCACGGCTTTGGCATCGACCTTTATAACATTCACGCGTCACTAGAGCCTGGCAAAACCGCTTCAGTAAATTTTGTAGCTGATATGGAAGGTGTCTTCCCATACTACTGCACCGAGTTTTGCTCAGCACTTCACCTAGAGATGATGGGTTATTTGCTTGTTAAAGATCCAAGTAAAAAATATGAATCTGCAAAAAATAACAAGCTAAAAACTCTAAGCCCAGAGGCTTTAAAAGCCGAATACGATAAAGTAATCGCAACTAATAAGGCAACTGACGATGTTATCCAAGAGGTTGTTAAGTACCTAAAAGAGAAACATTATGAGAAATATCCAAAAGTAAAAGCTTTAGTTGATGACGCACTTGATCAATACGGTCACATCAAAGAGGTAAAAGCTAAAGCTGACGAAGCTTACAAAAAAGGAGACGTAAACGGCGCTATCCTTTGGGAGTACCAAGTATGGCAATACATGGTAAAAACTGCTGACGTTGGCTTAAGAGCTAAAAATAACCTAGCTAAAGAGATCGCAACTCCGATGAGCCCAGCTGCTGCAAAAGGTGAAGAGGCTTATCTAAAAGGCGGATGTAATGGTTGCCACGTTATCGGTCAAGTAAGCTCAGGTCCAGACCTAACAGGCGTTTTACTAAGACATGAAAATGGCGAAAAATGGGTAGCAGAATTTATCAAAGATCCTGCTAAGTTCTATAATGACGACTACATTAAATCAATGATTGATTACTTTAACCTTAGAATGCCAAATCAGCATATGAGTGATGAAGAGATCAAAAATATCATCGAATACCTAAAATGGGTAGATGAAAACGCTGGTATGTAG
- a CDS encoding PepSY domain-containing protein → MKFLNQKFFYKVHTCLSLLFFIPLAVVCFSGAILVYKDELNSLLAPNVVNVNLNKENLSKRISFDEQREIIASELDGYEMVGINIDANPKKRDKIWLIEHNDSQKEWKFIYFDAFSGKIKSEPLAHDEGFFGVLTELHESLFLGKIGHVILTLTAIFTFFICISGFVIYRKFWLTLLRLRVNRLNVFMSDIHKMIGIFSTPILLLICISGFWWEFQMARMPEFKNDFVIDAKIYNKSLSLDELVARSKSDLAGFEPHFISLPFMQGANIRLFGYVKDQNFLHNEYSSILTYDKDNGELVSILDIKNANLSEEILSAFRKSHFGNYNQITKFIWFLVGISPLILSISGLYLWIKRNFKRRKNEKNFN, encoded by the coding sequence GTGAAATTTCTAAATCAAAAATTTTTTTATAAAGTACACACTTGTTTATCTCTTTTATTTTTCATTCCACTTGCAGTAGTTTGTTTTAGCGGTGCGATCCTTGTTTATAAAGATGAGCTAAACAGCCTTCTTGCCCCAAATGTCGTAAATGTAAATTTAAACAAAGAAAATTTAAGCAAAAGGATCAGCTTTGATGAGCAAAGAGAGATCATCGCAAGCGAGCTTGACGGCTACGAGATGGTCGGCATAAATATCGATGCAAATCCTAAAAAACGTGACAAAATTTGGTTAATTGAGCACAATGACAGCCAAAAAGAGTGGAAATTTATCTATTTTGACGCTTTTAGCGGTAAGATAAAGAGCGAGCCACTTGCACATGATGAGGGATTTTTTGGAGTTTTAACCGAGCTTCATGAGTCGCTATTTCTTGGGAAAATTGGTCACGTTATCCTTACTTTAACCGCTATTTTCACGTTTTTTATCTGCATAAGTGGTTTTGTGATTTATAGAAAATTTTGGTTGACACTACTTAGGCTTCGTGTAAATAGGCTAAATGTTTTTATGAGTGACATTCATAAAATGATAGGAATTTTTTCTACGCCTATTTTACTGCTCATTTGCATAAGTGGTTTTTGGTGGGAATTTCAAATGGCACGCATGCCAGAGTTTAAAAATGACTTTGTGATAGATGCAAAAATTTATAACAAAAGCCTATCTCTTGACGAGCTGGTAGCCCGCTCAAAGAGTGATCTTGCTGGCTTTGAGCCACACTTCATCTCACTGCCTTTTATGCAAGGAGCAAATATACGCCTTTTTGGCTATGTAAAAGATCAAAATTTCTTGCATAACGAATATTCAAGCATATTAACTTACGATAAAGATAACGGCGAATTAGTAAGTATTTTGGACATAAAAAATGCAAATCTAAGCGAAGAAATTCTCTCGGCATTTAGAAAATCGCACTTTGGTAACTACAACCAAATCACAAAATTTATCTGGTTTTTGGTTGGCATTTCACCGCTTATTTTAAGTATCTCAGGACTTTATTTGTGGATAAAAAGAAATTTTAAAAGGAGAAAAAATGAAAAAAATTTTAATTAG
- a CDS encoding c-type cytochrome, producing the protein MRLIMSLVAAALLFVGCEKSDDKAQKAASEQPINVATSASIKVEKKENNQSTNKQNDFIKYDMHGEKSVKFGLEDNNVSRQIGALAMVRTPLQTINLRLIKGRLSKNFITKCSACHDDYANGIIGPSLLTKSENEIYTMINAYKNKEKVNVLMRDLVKKMDDSEIRNLAKEISDFNTQFRSK; encoded by the coding sequence ATGAGATTAATAATGTCCTTAGTGGCTGCTGCTTTGCTATTTGTCGGCTGTGAAAAGAGCGATGACAAAGCGCAAAAAGCAGCTAGCGAGCAACCAATAAATGTAGCCACGAGTGCTAGCATAAAGGTTGAAAAAAAAGAAAATAACCAAAGCACAAATAAACAAAATGACTTCATAAAATACGATATGCACGGCGAAAAGAGCGTAAAATTTGGACTTGAAGATAATAACGTAAGCCGTCAAATCGGTGCTTTAGCGATGGTAAGAACCCCTCTTCAAACTATAAATTTAAGACTTATAAAGGGCAGACTTAGCAAAAATTTCATTACAAAATGCTCAGCTTGTCACGATGATTATGCAAATGGCATCATCGGGCCATCACTTTTAACAAAAAGTGAAAATGAAATTTATACAATGATAAATGCTTATAAAAATAAAGAAAAAGTCAATGTCTTGATGCGAGATCTTGTTAAAAAAATGGATGATAGTGAAATCAGAAATTTAGCTAAAGAAATCAGTGATTTTAATACACAATTTAGGAGCAAATAA
- a CDS encoding 4Fe-4S dicluster domain-containing protein: MDRRKFIILGSVAAAAGYGIGKILPKSSGDKLYLRPPGAVDDFDDLCVKCGQCVQVCPYHSISLLDIKDGYSNGTAYIDPKKRGCYLCDLFPCVLACPSGALDHATKVVDDVKMGVAVLSNVNACMCLKREKLSEDSVEDLLVRKVYNDREEAEKDKIKGKIGQICDLCVSICPVGDSAIVMSEANLPLIKNGCVGCGVCAEVCPVKIINIAPKMSYDEIYKEKE; the protein is encoded by the coding sequence GTGGATAGAAGAAAATTTATAATCTTAGGCTCAGTCGCAGCTGCCGCAGGATATGGCATAGGTAAAATTTTACCAAAAAGTAGTGGCGATAAACTCTATCTTAGACCACCAGGTGCGGTTGATGACTTTGATGATCTTTGTGTTAAATGCGGTCAGTGTGTGCAGGTATGCCCTTATCACAGTATAAGTTTGCTTGATATAAAAGATGGATATTCAAATGGTACAGCATACATCGATCCTAAAAAGAGAGGTTGCTATTTATGTGATCTTTTCCCATGTGTGCTCGCCTGTCCAAGTGGTGCGTTAGATCATGCTACAAAAGTTGTTGATGATGTGAAAATGGGCGTTGCTGTCTTGAGTAATGTAAATGCCTGTATGTGCCTAAAAAGAGAAAAACTAAGCGAAGATAGCGTTGAAGATTTGCTTGTCCGCAAAGTTTATAACGATAGAGAAGAGGCAGAAAAAGATAAGATAAAAGGCAAAATCGGTCAAATTTGTGACCTTTGCGTCAGTATTTGCCCAGTTGGCGATAGTGCAATAGTAATGAGCGAAGCAAATTTGCCACTCATAAAAAATGGCTGCGTGGGTTGTGGGGTGTGTGCTGAGGTTTGTCCTGTAAAAATTATAAATATTGCCCCAAAAATGAGTTATGATGAAATTTATAAGGAGAAAGAATGA